A portion of the Bacteroidales bacterium genome contains these proteins:
- a CDS encoding TetM/TetW/TetO/TetS family tetracycline resistance ribosomal protection protein — MSKTIRNIGIFAHADAGKTTVTENFLFASGKTKSLGKVDDGTTQTDYLNVEKARGISVRSSYTSFIWKDTLINLIDTPGHVDFTAEVERSLKVIDAAILVISAAEGVQAHTETIWNGLKKRNIPVIFFINKIDRAGADYQLATEEIEKELTVSLAVIHKVINEGNNDASIHSIWNTETMNNKTIENLSECNDEMLELYLNEKQIDFKLADNYLKFAIKNANIYPVLAGSAKNSVGIYELLDAVIHYFPKSSGKQDKDLSAVVFGISHDKTMGKTVHVKVFNGKINNREVIYNHTQKTEEKITQIRKVFAGSFSDTGIVSAGDIAGLCGLKDTQTGDILGQPSEHIPEDITLKTPLLTVQVKPLQEKDYADLAYALQELSKEDPSLNFDWLKDEKELHVKIMGWIQMQIIESILKDRFNIKAKFENPTIIYKETPAKTGEGFVKYWMPKPCWAIMKFKIEPGERGSGIDYLSAISVDDVHQKYQNEVERTIPKALIQGIKGWEVTDIKITLIEGEDHQVHSNPGDFVVAAPMGIMEGLKNIGTTLLEPIISFKISAPEELLGKITSDITQMRGTFESPDIENGKFILTGTMPLSTSLDYPVKLSSRSGGKAKISTKFHSYQTCSDEEGQIREYKGISPLNTAKYILKARKALQ; from the coding sequence ATGTCAAAAACAATCAGAAATATCGGGATTTTCGCACATGCAGACGCAGGAAAAACAACTGTTACGGAAAACTTTCTCTTTGCAAGCGGAAAAACAAAATCGTTGGGAAAAGTAGATGACGGGACAACACAAACTGATTATCTGAATGTTGAAAAAGCAAGAGGTATTTCAGTCAGATCATCTTATACAAGTTTTATTTGGAAAGACACTCTGATAAACCTGATTGACACTCCCGGACATGTTGATTTTACGGCTGAAGTAGAACGCAGTTTAAAAGTTATTGATGCTGCAATACTTGTAATATCTGCTGCAGAAGGTGTTCAAGCTCACACGGAAACAATTTGGAACGGGTTAAAAAAAAGAAATATTCCGGTCATCTTTTTTATCAATAAAATTGACAGAGCGGGGGCTGATTATCAATTAGCCACAGAAGAAATTGAAAAAGAACTGACAGTTTCTTTGGCTGTTATTCATAAAGTGATAAATGAAGGAAATAATGATGCATCAATACATTCGATTTGGAATACTGAAACAATGAACAATAAAACAATCGAAAATTTATCAGAATGTAATGATGAAATGCTTGAACTGTATCTTAATGAAAAACAAATTGATTTTAAACTTGCCGATAATTACTTAAAATTTGCAATTAAAAATGCAAACATCTATCCTGTCCTGGCAGGTTCTGCAAAGAATTCAGTCGGTATTTATGAATTACTTGATGCTGTTATTCATTATTTCCCAAAATCATCCGGAAAACAAGATAAAGATCTGTCTGCTGTTGTATTTGGCATTTCTCACGATAAAACGATGGGCAAAACAGTTCATGTTAAAGTTTTTAACGGAAAAATAAATAACAGAGAAGTAATTTATAATCATACACAGAAAACCGAAGAAAAAATTACTCAAATCAGAAAAGTTTTTGCCGGATCATTCAGTGATACAGGAATAGTAAGTGCCGGAGATATTGCAGGTTTATGCGGACTGAAAGACACACAAACAGGAGATATACTTGGCCAACCTTCTGAACACATCCCTGAAGATATTACTTTAAAAACACCTCTTTTAACAGTTCAAGTTAAGCCTTTACAAGAAAAAGACTATGCCGATTTGGCTTATGCTTTGCAAGAGTTATCAAAAGAAGACCCAAGCCTGAATTTCGATTGGTTGAAAGATGAGAAAGAACTGCATGTAAAAATAATGGGTTGGATTCAGATGCAAATTATTGAAAGCATTTTAAAAGATCGTTTCAATATTAAAGCTAAGTTTGAAAATCCGACTATCATTTATAAAGAAACACCGGCAAAAACAGGTGAAGGATTTGTTAAGTATTGGATGCCGAAACCTTGTTGGGCAATTATGAAATTTAAAATTGAACCGGGAGAAAGAGGCAGTGGTATTGATTATCTTTCTGCAATCAGTGTAGATGATGTACATCAAAAATACCAAAACGAAGTTGAACGCACAATTCCCAAAGCATTAATACAAGGCATAAAAGGCTGGGAAGTTACTGATATTAAAATTACATTAATTGAAGGCGAAGATCATCAAGTTCACTCTAATCCCGGAGATTTTGTTGTTGCTGCACCTATGGGAATAATGGAAGGGCTGAAAAATATCGGAACTACACTTCTGGAACCGATAATCTCATTCAAAATTTCTGCCCCTGAAGAATTATTGGGTAAAATAACAAGTGATATCACCCAAATGCGAGGAACTTTTGAATCTCCCGATATTGAGAACGGAAAATTTATATTGACAGGAACAATGCCCTTATCTACTTCTTTGGATTATCCCGTAAAACTTAGTTCACGCTCCGGCGGTAAAGCTAAAATATCCACAAAGTTTCATTCCTACCAAACATGCAGTGATGAAGAAGGTCAAATCAGAGAATATAAAGGCATAAGTCCGTTGAATACAGCAAAATATATTTTAAAGGCACGAAAAGCTTTGCAATAA
- a CDS encoding T9SS type A sorting domain-containing protein — protein sequence MKKHILFVVLLFTFNAVFAQKNTVQLVSSGNTETILTFKLNSFDFKDVKTPVGNEIIVISEDLTQILQKGSPDLPKFTQSVIIPDLGNTNIEVISSEFYEIEDINIAPSKGNFSRDIDPSTVPYEYGEVYSKDAFFPNQIANADKPYIVRDFRGQAVHVYPFTYNPVKNIIRVYTEITIKVVSGKEKGENEFNRTKSFDKVDREFNIIYSNHFINYENQTKYTPVEEEGNMLIICYDDWTDQVQPLVNWKNTIGRSCEMVTVTETGGTTSEIKTYVENYYNTNGLAYLLLIGDAAQIPTNSGGFIPYGDSDNAYAYISGDDHYLEFFVGRFSAETTAHVETQVLRTIEYEKGDQLADGWLNKLMSVGSDQGPGDDNEYDYEHLRNMQTDLFGFTYVEPPYEHFDGSQGGNDAPGNPSPSDVAASLNSGLGIANYTGHGSTTAWGSSDFSVSDINNLTNDNKLPFIWSVACLNGNFVGNTCFGEAWLRAEHNGEPTGGIAVMASTMNQSWSPPMAAQDEMVDLLVESYTENIKRTFAGISINGCFLMNDEYPGSGSSSSNNSGYTMTDTWTCFGDPSLLVRTDNPADMVITHNDTILFGSPTFTVNCDYNNALACISKAGVLIGTDIVEGGVAEVPIDGVDPGDEVTLSVTGFNKVTYLTDLTVIAPSGPYVIVESFDISGGTTINYGQTRNINITLQNVGPEEATSVTATLTTTDEYVVSLTNNTDVDFGDIAGDNGTATSSGNFTLTVADNIPDQYIISFDLDINSSNKTSWEGQINVTANAPVPQLALNGINDAEGDLVFTSTPVTAIDEGAAYNYDISVLANGGNDNGMLDAGETVGISVNAGNAGHASFVNAICTLSSTSEYVTVNTSEVNIGTIAVGQTFTRTFSITIDESTPTGTTVDLTFTLVGGEYSEEITVNLSVGLQIEDFETGDFSSYAWTFGGSADWLVQENTVYEGTYSAVSGDIGNSQTSDLVVTIDVTEAAEISFWYNLSSEENWDELHFYIDGNEVNEYNAETWTEVTEPITAGVHTLKWAYEKDGSVSEDDDCVYLDLITFPGHTATKGMRSITITAPTIPDWLSLTDNGDGTGVLSGTAPNEGGLHDVVIEAQAGGDPVPQPFTINVGGVSVDVLTGDISIFPNPNNGIFNIDLQSLSGIADVKIQNINGQVIYQSKTSNNILEVDITNYAKGVYFVSITSGNEVYNSKIILQ from the coding sequence ATGAAAAAACATATTTTATTTGTAGTGTTATTATTTACATTTAATGCTGTATTTGCTCAAAAAAATACAGTTCAACTTGTATCTTCCGGTAACACTGAAACCATTTTAACATTCAAATTAAATTCTTTTGATTTTAAAGATGTTAAAACACCTGTCGGAAATGAAATTATTGTTATCTCTGAAGATTTAACACAAATTTTGCAAAAAGGGTCTCCGGATTTACCGAAATTTACTCAATCAGTTATAATTCCTGATTTGGGAAACACAAATATTGAAGTTATATCTTCCGAATTTTATGAAATAGAAGATATTAATATTGCACCTTCAAAAGGTAACTTTTCTCGTGATATTGATCCTTCAACTGTACCCTATGAATACGGAGAGGTATATTCAAAAGATGCCTTTTTCCCAAATCAAATTGCAAATGCAGATAAACCGTATATTGTAAGAGATTTCAGAGGACAAGCTGTGCATGTATATCCTTTTACCTATAATCCCGTTAAGAATATTATCAGAGTTTATACAGAAATAACAATAAAAGTTGTTTCCGGTAAAGAAAAAGGAGAAAACGAGTTTAACAGAACAAAATCTTTTGATAAAGTTGACAGAGAATTCAATATTATCTATTCCAATCATTTCATTAATTATGAAAATCAAACAAAATATACTCCTGTAGAAGAAGAAGGAAATATGCTTATAATTTGTTATGATGATTGGACAGATCAAGTTCAACCATTGGTTAATTGGAAAAATACAATCGGACGTTCCTGTGAAATGGTTACTGTTACAGAAACAGGAGGTACTACTTCTGAAATTAAAACATATGTTGAAAATTATTATAATACAAACGGTCTAGCCTATCTTCTTCTAATAGGCGATGCGGCTCAAATTCCTACAAACAGCGGAGGTTTTATTCCTTACGGAGACTCTGATAATGCTTATGCTTACATTAGCGGAGATGATCATTATCTTGAATTTTTTGTAGGTCGTTTTTCGGCAGAAACTACTGCACATGTTGAAACTCAAGTGTTGAGAACAATTGAATATGAAAAAGGAGATCAATTAGCTGACGGATGGTTGAACAAATTAATGTCTGTAGGCTCTGATCAAGGACCGGGCGATGATAACGAATATGATTATGAACATTTGAGAAATATGCAAACTGATTTGTTTGGTTTTACATATGTTGAACCCCCATATGAACATTTTGACGGAAGCCAAGGAGGCAATGATGCACCCGGAAATCCTTCTCCTTCTGATGTTGCCGCAAGTTTAAACTCCGGACTCGGTATCGCAAATTATACAGGACACGGTTCTACGACGGCTTGGGGATCTTCAGATTTTTCTGTTTCAGACATTAATAATTTAACAAATGATAATAAACTGCCTTTTATTTGGTCTGTTGCATGTTTAAACGGTAATTTTGTCGGAAATACTTGCTTTGGTGAAGCTTGGTTAAGGGCAGAACATAACGGAGAACCAACCGGAGGTATTGCAGTTATGGCTTCTACTATGAATCAATCATGGAGCCCGCCTATGGCTGCACAAGATGAAATGGTAGATTTACTGGTAGAAAGTTATACTGAAAATATCAAAAGAACATTTGCCGGAATTTCAATTAACGGTTGTTTTTTAATGAATGATGAATATCCCGGTTCGGGGAGTTCTTCCAGTAATAATTCAGGATATACAATGACTGATACCTGGACTTGTTTCGGAGACCCTTCGTTACTTGTAAGAACAGATAATCCTGCTGATATGGTAATTACTCATAATGACACAATCCTTTTCGGTTCACCGACTTTTACTGTTAACTGCGATTATAACAATGCTTTAGCTTGTATATCAAAAGCCGGTGTATTAATCGGAACTGACATTGTTGAAGGTGGTGTGGCAGAAGTTCCGATTGACGGGGTTGACCCCGGAGATGAAGTTACTCTTTCTGTTACAGGCTTTAACAAAGTTACATATTTAACTGATTTAACTGTTATTGCTCCAAGCGGGCCTTATGTTATTGTTGAAAGTTTTGATATTAGCGGAGGAACAACAATTAATTACGGACAAACTCGAAATATTAATATTACACTTCAAAATGTAGGACCCGAAGAAGCAACAAGTGTTACTGCAACCCTCACAACAACAGACGAATATGTTGTTTCTTTAACAAATAATACTGATGTTGATTTTGGAGATATTGCCGGAGATAACGGAACTGCAACAAGTTCCGGTAATTTTACTCTTACAGTTGCCGATAATATTCCTGACCAATACATTATTTCATTTGACTTGGATATTAATTCATCAAATAAAACTTCATGGGAAGGTCAAATTAACGTTACAGCTAACGCTCCGGTACCACAACTTGCTTTAAACGGAATAAATGATGCTGAAGGCGATTTAGTATTTACCTCTACTCCTGTAACTGCAATTGATGAAGGCGCTGCATATAATTATGATATATCTGTTCTTGCAAACGGCGGAAATGATAATGGTATGCTTGATGCAGGTGAAACTGTAGGAATTTCTGTAAACGCAGGAAATGCCGGTCACGCAAGTTTTGTTAATGCAATTTGCACATTATCATCAACAAGTGAATATGTTACAGTAAATACAAGTGAAGTTAATATCGGAACTATTGCAGTAGGTCAAACTTTCACTCGAACTTTCAGTATTACTATTGATGAAAGTACTCCTACAGGGACTACTGTTGATTTAACTTTTACTCTTGTCGGCGGAGAATATTCTGAAGAAATTACCGTGAATCTTTCTGTAGGACTTCAAATTGAAGATTTTGAAACAGGGGATTTCAGCAGTTATGCTTGGACTTTTGGCGGCAGTGCTGATTGGCTTGTTCAAGAAAATACAGTTTATGAAGGTACTTATTCTGCTGTTTCAGGCGATATAGGTAATAGCCAAACCTCCGACCTTGTAGTTACTATTGATGTAACAGAAGCCGCCGAAATTTCCTTTTGGTATAACCTAAGTTCTGAAGAAAACTGGGATGAATTACACTTTTATATCGACGGAAATGAAGTTAACGAATATAATGCAGAAACATGGACGGAAGTTACAGAACCTATTACTGCCGGAGTACATACTCTAAAATGGGCTTACGAAAAAGACGGCTCAGTTTCTGAAGATGATGATTGTGTTTATTTAGACCTGATTACATTCCCCGGACATACTGCGACAAAAGGTATGCGTTCAATTACAATTACAGCACCAACAATACCCGATTGGTTATCACTTACCGATAATGGTGACGGAACCGGTGTTTTAAGCGGAACTGCTCCTAACGAAGGCGGTTTGCACGATGTTGTTATTGAAGCACAAGCAGGTGGTGATCCGGTTCCTCAACCGTTCACAATTAATGTTGGAGGTGTTTCTGTAGATGTTCTTACCGGAGATATTTCAATATTCCCTAATCCGAACAACGGAATATTTAATATTGATTTACAAAGTTTATCCGGAATTGCTGATGTGAAAATACAGAACATCAACGGACAAGTTATTTATCAATCGAAAACAAGTAATAACATCTTGGAAGTTGATATTACAAACTATGCTAAAGGTGTTTATTTTGTTAGTATTACTTCAGGAAATGAAGTTTACAACAGCAAGATTATTCTTCAATAA